The Vibrio nitrifigilis genome window below encodes:
- the rodZ gene encoding cytoskeleton protein RodZ: protein MNIEQDDTTIEPSTLQPGTLLKNKREELGLSQKQISDRLRLRLSIITSIERNEFDSEQVATFTRGYLRSYAKAVGITDKEILHSYQEHCKPPVQEQPMQSFSKKTKREKHDHRIMTITWAILIVLIGMSSLWWWQNSHQDTLTPQEAGSATESSAAEEKEDFATVSGLTKDAQDTSTEAQAPADEPESAEPSQPAESTDEQAAEDTQSTTADDTAAVEDKSEQVPEAPEQSTANLETMTMSFSADCWIQVTDATGKTLVTGIKKEGQSLTLHGEKPFKVVLGAPEAVQMTFASEPVDLSRYTSGKVARLTLP, encoded by the coding sequence ATGAATATAGAACAAGACGACACTACGATTGAACCAAGCACCCTCCAACCAGGGACGTTGCTAAAAAACAAACGTGAAGAATTAGGATTGTCGCAAAAGCAGATCTCAGACCGTTTGCGTTTGCGTTTGTCCATTATTACTAGTATTGAACGTAACGAGTTCGACTCAGAGCAGGTAGCGACTTTCACTCGTGGCTACCTACGCTCCTATGCAAAAGCGGTCGGTATTACCGATAAAGAAATTTTGCACTCTTATCAAGAGCATTGTAAGCCGCCGGTACAAGAACAGCCGATGCAAAGCTTTTCCAAAAAGACCAAACGTGAAAAGCATGATCACCGCATTATGACCATTACTTGGGCCATACTCATTGTATTAATTGGCATGTCCTCTTTATGGTGGTGGCAAAATAGCCATCAAGACACGTTAACGCCTCAAGAAGCTGGATCTGCGACTGAAAGCTCAGCGGCAGAGGAAAAAGAAGATTTTGCAACGGTTAGCGGTTTAACCAAAGATGCACAAGACACGTCGACAGAAGCGCAAGCGCCTGCAGACGAACCAGAAAGTGCAGAACCCTCTCAACCCGCTGAATCAACGGATGAACAAGCAGCAGAGGACACTCAGTCAACGACAGCTGACGATACTGCTGCAGTTGAAGATAAGTCTGAACAAGTACCTGAGGCTCCGGAGCAATCAACGGCAAACCTAGAAACGATGACGATGTCATTCTCTGCGGATTGTTGGATTCAAGTAACGGATGCAACGGGCAAAACGCTGGTAACCGGAATTAAGAAAGAAGGGCAGTCACTGACTCTGCATGGTGAAAAACCATTTAAAGTCGTGCTTGGTGCTCCGGAAGCCGTTCAAATGACATTTGCCAGTGAACCAGTTGACCTTTCTCGGTATACTTCTGGCAAAGTAGCACGATTGACTTTACCTTAG
- the pepB gene encoding aminopeptidase PepB, translating into MSTQMSVFISTESAQPQWGEGALLSYNEQGVVIHLKDTGDFTAIQRAARKLDGQGLHNVVLTGEGWTLESIWAFYQGYREPKKRNQVTWSELDAASQQELEARIKATDWARDIINKSAEEVAPRQLATMAGEFIKSLAPEHVTYKIVKDKDLLTDRWEGIYAVGRGSERTSAMLQLDYNPTGDENAPVYACLVGKGITFDSGGYSIKPSNFMTAMKSDMGGSGMVTGALALAILRGCNKRVKLILCCAENMISGRALKLGDIITYKNGKTVEVMNTDAEGRLVLADGLIYASEQNPELIVDCATLTGAAKNALGNDFHALLSFDEVLSQKVLACAKEESEGVWALPLCDFHRDMLPSNFADMSNIASGDYVPGASTAAAFLSYFVEDYKNGWLHFDCAATYRKSASDKWAAGATGVGVKTLATLLMK; encoded by the coding sequence ATGTCTACACAGATGTCTGTTTTTATCAGCACCGAATCAGCTCAGCCTCAGTGGGGTGAGGGTGCATTACTTTCTTATAATGAGCAAGGTGTCGTTATTCATCTTAAAGACACGGGTGATTTTACGGCGATTCAACGTGCTGCTCGTAAACTTGATGGTCAAGGTCTACATAATGTTGTGCTAACTGGAGAAGGTTGGACACTAGAAAGCATTTGGGCTTTCTATCAAGGATATCGTGAACCGAAAAAACGTAACCAAGTAACTTGGTCAGAATTAGATGCGGCAAGCCAACAGGAGCTTGAAGCACGAATTAAAGCGACCGATTGGGCTCGCGATATTATCAATAAAAGTGCGGAAGAAGTGGCTCCTCGCCAATTAGCGACTATGGCGGGTGAATTTATTAAATCACTTGCTCCTGAACACGTTACTTACAAAATCGTAAAAGATAAAGATCTGCTAACAGATCGTTGGGAAGGGATTTATGCAGTAGGTCGTGGTTCAGAACGTACTTCTGCGATGCTACAACTCGATTACAATCCAACAGGTGATGAAAATGCGCCTGTTTATGCGTGTCTTGTAGGTAAAGGCATTACGTTTGATTCAGGTGGTTATAGCATTAAACCTTCTAATTTTATGACCGCAATGAAATCTGATATGGGTGGCTCGGGCATGGTCACTGGCGCTTTAGCTCTAGCTATTTTGCGTGGTTGCAATAAGCGTGTGAAACTGATTTTATGCTGTGCGGAAAATATGATTTCTGGCCGCGCTCTAAAACTTGGCGACATCATCACTTACAAAAATGGTAAAACGGTTGAAGTGATGAATACCGACGCAGAAGGCCGATTAGTATTAGCCGATGGTTTAATCTACGCTAGTGAGCAAAATCCTGAATTAATTGTCGATTGTGCCACATTAACAGGGGCGGCTAAGAACGCATTAGGTAATGATTTTCATGCATTGCTAAGTTTTGACGAAGTGCTTTCACAAAAAGTATTGGCATGTGCTAAAGAAGAGAGTGAAGGGGTATGGGCCCTACCTCTGTGTGATTTCCACCGAGATATGTTGCCTTCTAACTTTGCTGATATGTCAAATATTGCCTCTGGTGATTACGTACCGGGCGCAAGCACTGCTGCTGCGTTTTTATCTTACTTTGTTGAAGATTATAAAAACGGTTGGTTGCATTTCGATTGTGCAGCAACTTACCGTAAATCAGCATCAGATAAATGGGCTGCAGGTGCCACAGGCGTAGGCGTGAAAACACTCGCGACGCTATTAATGAAGTAA
- the ispG gene encoding flavodoxin-dependent (E)-4-hydroxy-3-methylbut-2-enyl-diphosphate synthase — MQHESPIKRRKSTRIYVGDVPIGDGAPIAVQSMTNTRTTDVEATVAQIKALEKVGADIVRVSVPTMDAAEAFKLIKQQVSVPLVADIHFDYRIALQVAEYGVDCLRINPGNIGKEERIRAVVDCARDKNIPIRIGVNGGSLEKDLQVKYGEPTPEALLESAMRHVDILDRLNFDQFKVSVKASDVFLAVDAYRLLAKQIDQPLHLGITEAGGARAGAVKSAVGLGMLLNEGIGDTLRVSLAANPVEEIKVGFDILKSLRIRSRGINFIACPSCSRQEFDVIGTVNALEQRLEDVLTPMDVSVIGCVVNGPGEAEAAHLGLAGSNRKSALYEDGVRQKVRFDNDDLVDQLEAKIRAKAAVLDEKNRIDVKQIDKD; from the coding sequence ATGCAACACGAGTCTCCTATTAAACGTCGTAAATCCACACGAATCTATGTGGGTGACGTCCCCATTGGCGATGGGGCACCTATCGCCGTACAGTCTATGACGAATACGAGAACGACTGACGTAGAAGCAACAGTCGCTCAAATCAAAGCGCTAGAAAAAGTTGGCGCAGATATCGTTCGAGTTTCTGTACCTACTATGGACGCTGCTGAAGCGTTTAAATTGATCAAACAACAAGTATCGGTTCCTTTAGTCGCTGACATCCATTTTGATTATCGTATTGCACTACAAGTAGCAGAATACGGGGTGGACTGCTTACGTATAAACCCAGGGAATATTGGTAAAGAAGAGCGCATTCGTGCCGTTGTAGATTGTGCACGCGATAAAAATATTCCAATTCGTATTGGCGTGAATGGTGGTTCGCTCGAAAAGGACCTGCAAGTAAAATACGGTGAACCGACACCTGAAGCGTTGCTTGAATCAGCAATGCGTCATGTCGATATTCTTGATCGTCTTAACTTTGATCAATTCAAAGTCAGTGTGAAAGCATCCGATGTTTTCCTTGCTGTTGATGCTTACCGTTTATTGGCCAAACAGATCGATCAACCACTGCATTTAGGGATCACCGAAGCTGGTGGTGCTCGAGCTGGTGCGGTTAAATCTGCTGTTGGTCTTGGTATGCTATTGAATGAGGGCATTGGCGATACTTTACGTGTATCATTAGCGGCCAATCCGGTGGAAGAGATCAAAGTAGGCTTTGATATTCTGAAATCGTTGCGTATTCGCTCTCGTGGCATCAACTTCATTGCGTGTCCATCTTGTTCTCGTCAAGAGTTTGATGTGATAGGTACAGTCAATGCGTTAGAGCAGCGCTTAGAAGACGTATTAACACCAATGGATGTGTCTGTGATCGGTTGTGTTGTTAATGGTCCTGGTGAAGCAGAAGCCGCTCATTTAGGTCTAGCTGGCAGTAACCGTAAAAGTGCTCTCTATGAAGATGGTGTGCGACAAAAAGTCCGTTTTGACAATGATGACTTAGTGGACCAACTAGAAGCAAAAATTCGCGCAAAAGCAGCGGTGCTCGACGAAAAAAATCGTATCGACGTAAAGCAAATAGACAAAGATTAA
- the iscR gene encoding Fe-S cluster assembly transcriptional regulator IscR, with protein sequence MRLTSKGRYAVTAMLDVALHSQENPVPLADISERQGISLSYLEQLFSKLRKAGLVASVRGPGGGYRLGTAATEISVGTVIAAVDESVDATKCNGKGDCQGGTRCLTHTLWRDLSSRISDFLNNITLGELMIDNEVLEISDRQDVSLTVDHGLAHKNSNSVTVGAAPVGINARS encoded by the coding sequence ATGAGACTGACCTCGAAAGGAAGATATGCAGTAACAGCCATGCTTGATGTGGCGTTACATTCGCAAGAAAACCCAGTACCTTTGGCAGATATATCAGAACGACAAGGTATTTCACTTTCCTACTTAGAGCAGCTATTTTCCAAACTGCGTAAAGCTGGACTAGTGGCCTCTGTTCGTGGCCCGGGTGGTGGTTATCGCTTAGGGACTGCAGCAACAGAGATTTCCGTTGGTACTGTGATTGCCGCGGTTGATGAATCTGTTGACGCAACAAAATGCAATGGCAAAGGTGATTGCCAGGGTGGCACTCGTTGTCTTACCCATACACTTTGGCGTGATCTAAGTTCACGTATCAGTGACTTTTTAAACAACATCACTCTTGGTGAGCTGATGATTGATAATGAAGTACTAGAAATTTCAGACCGTCAAGACGTTAGTCTTACGGTAGACCACGGGCTGGCACACAAAAATTCAAATTCAGTCACCGTTGGTGCAGCACCCGTAGGTATTAATGCTCGCTCGTAG
- a CDS encoding bifunctional tRNA (adenosine(37)-C2)-methyltransferase TrmG/ribosomal RNA large subunit methyltransferase RlmN produces MTNEKVNLLDFDRKGMRTFFAEELGEKAFRADQVMKWVYHFGCDDFDNMTNINKKLREKLQHKCEIRAPYVSAAQHSSDGTIKWAMRVGDQDVETVYIPEDDRATLCVSSQVGCALECKFCSTAQQGFNRNLRVSEIIGQVWRAAREIGLEKETGRRPITNVVMMGMGEPLLNMKNLIPSLEIMLDDLGFGLSKRRVTVSTSGVVSGLEQMIDNIDVALAISLHAPNDKLRSDIMPINDRWNIEAFLGTVRRYLATSNANRGKVTVEYVLLDHVNDGTEHAEELAKLMKDTPCKINLIPFNPYPGSPYNKPSNSRIDRFQKTLMKYEHTVTVRKTRGDDIDAACGQLVGDVIDRTKRTKAKELAEQAIPFKAI; encoded by the coding sequence ATGACTAATGAGAAAGTCAATTTACTCGACTTTGATCGCAAAGGTATGCGTACTTTTTTCGCTGAAGAATTGGGTGAGAAAGCGTTTCGTGCTGATCAGGTTATGAAGTGGGTTTATCACTTTGGCTGTGATGATTTCGACAATATGACCAACATTAATAAGAAGCTACGGGAAAAATTGCAGCACAAGTGTGAAATCCGAGCTCCTTATGTTTCTGCTGCTCAGCACTCTTCTGACGGTACCATTAAATGGGCAATGCGCGTTGGCGATCAAGACGTTGAAACCGTTTATATCCCAGAAGATGATCGTGCAACCTTGTGTGTGTCTTCGCAGGTAGGTTGTGCTTTGGAATGTAAATTCTGTTCAACGGCACAGCAAGGGTTTAACCGTAACCTCCGTGTTTCTGAAATCATTGGGCAGGTGTGGCGTGCTGCACGTGAGATTGGTTTAGAAAAAGAAACGGGTCGTCGTCCTATCACTAACGTGGTGATGATGGGGATGGGTGAACCATTGCTTAACATGAAGAACTTGATTCCATCTCTAGAAATTATGTTGGATGATCTAGGTTTTGGTTTATCGAAGCGTCGTGTAACCGTATCAACATCGGGTGTGGTTTCTGGCCTAGAACAAATGATTGATAATATCGATGTGGCGTTGGCTATTTCACTACACGCACCAAACGATAAGTTGCGCAGTGACATTATGCCAATTAACGATCGTTGGAACATCGAAGCATTTCTGGGTACCGTGCGCCGTTATCTTGCAACGTCAAACGCTAACCGCGGTAAAGTGACCGTTGAATACGTACTACTTGACCATGTTAATGATGGTACAGAACATGCGGAAGAGTTAGCGAAGCTAATGAAAGATACCCCATGTAAGATCAACCTGATTCCGTTTAACCCGTATCCAGGTTCTCCATACAATAAACCGAGTAATTCACGTATTGACCGTTTCCAGAAAACGTTGATGAAATATGAACACACGGTTACGGTACGTAAAACTCGTGGTGATGATATTGATGCGGCATGTGGTCAGTTGGTCGGTGATGTTATTGACCGTACAAAACGAACTAAAGCCAAAGAATTAGCTGAGCAAGCGATTCCATTTAAGGCGATTTAA
- a CDS encoding IscS subfamily cysteine desulfurase, translating into MKLPIYLDYSATCPVDERVAEKMVQYMTIDGIFGNPASRSHRYGWQAEEAVDTAREQVADLINADPREIIFTSGATESDNLALKGAAHFYGKQGKHIITSKTEHKAILDTCRQLEREGYEVTYLEPETNGLIDLKKLEAAMRDDTVLVSIMHVNNEIGVVQDIAAIGEMCRSRKIIFHVDAAQSAGKLPIDVQEMKIDLISISAHKIYGPKGIGALYVRRKPRVRLEAQMHGGGHERGFRSGTLATQQIVGMGEACRIAKEEMQYNYDHAKALRDRMLDSLKDMEAVTVNGDLEQRLPNNLNISFAFVEGESLLMALKDIAVSSGSACTSASLEPSYVLRALGLDDELAHSSIRFSFGRYTTEEEVDYAVKQIRSAVEKLRDLSPLWDMYKEGVDLSTVEWASH; encoded by the coding sequence ATGAAACTGCCTATTTATTTAGATTATTCAGCAACCTGTCCAGTTGATGAGCGTGTTGCTGAAAAAATGGTTCAGTACATGACGATCGATGGGATTTTCGGTAACCCAGCGTCTCGTTCGCACCGTTATGGCTGGCAGGCAGAAGAAGCGGTTGACACAGCCCGTGAGCAAGTGGCTGATCTTATTAATGCAGACCCACGTGAAATTATCTTCACATCGGGTGCTACAGAATCTGATAACCTTGCTTTGAAAGGTGCTGCGCACTTCTATGGTAAGCAAGGTAAACACATCATCACTTCTAAAACAGAGCATAAAGCGATTCTGGATACCTGTCGCCAACTTGAGCGTGAAGGTTATGAAGTGACTTACCTAGAGCCTGAAACTAATGGCTTAATTGATCTTAAAAAACTTGAAGCGGCAATGCGTGACGATACTGTTCTTGTATCAATCATGCATGTAAACAACGAGATTGGTGTGGTGCAAGACATCGCAGCAATCGGTGAAATGTGCCGTTCACGTAAGATTATTTTCCATGTAGATGCGGCTCAATCTGCAGGTAAACTACCTATTGATGTTCAAGAAATGAAGATCGATTTGATCTCTATTTCTGCGCATAAAATCTATGGACCGAAAGGTATCGGCGCTCTTTATGTACGTCGTAAACCTCGTGTTCGTCTAGAAGCGCAAATGCATGGCGGTGGTCATGAGCGTGGTTTCCGTTCTGGTACGTTAGCGACTCAACAAATTGTAGGTATGGGCGAAGCGTGCCGTATCGCAAAAGAAGAGATGCAGTATAACTACGATCACGCTAAAGCACTTCGTGACCGCATGTTAGACAGTCTTAAAGATATGGAAGCGGTAACGGTCAATGGTGACCTAGAACAGCGTCTTCCAAATAACCTGAATATTAGTTTTGCCTTTGTTGAAGGTGAATCTTTGCTGATGGCTCTAAAAGATATCGCAGTATCTTCAGGTAGTGCATGTACTTCAGCAAGCTTAGAGCCTTCATACGTGTTACGTGCTCTTGGTCTTGATGATGAGCTAGCTCATAGCTCAATCCGTTTCTCATTCGGTCGTTACACCACTGAAGAAGAAGTGGATTACGCAGTGAAACAGATCCGTAGCGCTGTTGAAAAGTTACGTGATTTATCACCTCTTTGGGATATGTACAAAGAAGGTGTCGATTTAAGCACTGTTGAGTGGGCGAGCCACTAA
- the ndk gene encoding nucleoside-diphosphate kinase: MALERTFSIIKPDAVERNLIGEIYNRFEKAGLKIIAAKMVHLTEDQASGFYAEHEGKAFFNDLKAFMTSGPIMVQVLEGEDAITRYRELMGKTNPAEAACGTLRNDYALSMRENSVHGSDSPESAAREIEYFFPAAEICPRTR; this comes from the coding sequence ATGGCTCTAGAAAGAACATTTTCCATCATTAAGCCGGATGCGGTTGAACGTAATCTAATCGGCGAAATCTATAACCGCTTTGAAAAAGCAGGGCTAAAGATTATCGCTGCAAAAATGGTTCACTTGACTGAAGATCAAGCGAGCGGCTTTTATGCAGAACATGAAGGCAAGGCGTTCTTTAATGATCTTAAAGCGTTCATGACGTCTGGGCCAATCATGGTTCAGGTTCTTGAAGGAGAAGACGCAATTACTCGTTATCGCGAATTAATGGGAAAAACCAATCCAGCAGAAGCAGCGTGCGGCACATTACGTAACGATTATGCCTTAAGCATGCGCGAGAACTCTGTACACGGTAGCGACAGCCCTGAATCTGCAGCTCGTGAAATCGAATATTTCTTCCCTGCAGCAGAAATTTGCCCTCGTACACGTTGA
- the hscA gene encoding Fe-S protein assembly chaperone HscA, translated as MALLQIAEPGQTSAPHEHKLAVGIDLGTTNSLVATVRSGTATTLNDDQGRSILPSIVSYSDEEVSVGYDARERAKLDPTNTISSVKRLLGRSLDDIKTRYPNLPYQFKSSEKGLPIISTPHGDKNPIQVSADILKALGARAQEALNGELAGVVITVPAYFDDAQRAGTKDAANLAGLHVLRLLNEPTAAAIAYGLDSGQEGVIAVYDLGGGTFDISILRLSKGVFEVLATGGDSALGGDDFDHLVADCLKEKMAKVGELSKEEYRALLNAATQAKIDLSESDVAQIDVLGWQGSLSREEFDDLIRPLVKKTLMSCRRALRDADVTQEEVLEVVMVGGSTRTLLVREMVGEFFGRTPLTSINPDEVVAIGASLQADVLAGNKPDSEMLLLDVIPLSLGIETMGGLIEKIIPRNTTIPVARAQEFTTFKDGQTGMSVHVVQGERELVDDCRSLARFSLKGIPPMAAGAAHIRVTYQVDADGLLSVTAMEKSTGVQSDIQVKPSYGLSDDEVANMLRDSMSFAEDDMKARALVEQRVEADRVIEGLISAMQADGDDLLSDQERSALLAAIEKLIELRNGDDADAIEQGIKDTDKASQDFASRRMDKSIRAALAGHSVDEI; from the coding sequence ATGGCATTACTTCAAATTGCAGAACCAGGTCAAACTTCTGCACCACACGAGCATAAACTCGCCGTCGGGATTGACCTTGGTACTACCAATTCACTAGTAGCTACCGTACGTAGTGGCACCGCGACAACCCTTAATGACGATCAAGGTCGTAGCATTTTGCCTTCTATAGTCAGTTACTCTGACGAAGAAGTCAGTGTTGGGTATGACGCTCGTGAACGCGCAAAATTGGATCCGACCAATACCATCAGTTCAGTTAAGCGCCTTCTCGGCCGTTCTCTGGACGATATTAAAACTCGCTACCCAAATTTGCCTTATCAGTTTAAATCAAGCGAGAAAGGGTTACCTATTATTAGTACCCCTCATGGTGATAAGAACCCAATTCAAGTCTCTGCGGATATTCTTAAAGCGTTAGGGGCTCGTGCTCAAGAAGCATTAAATGGTGAGCTTGCTGGTGTTGTGATTACTGTGCCCGCTTATTTCGATGATGCGCAACGTGCCGGAACAAAAGATGCGGCCAACCTTGCTGGGTTGCATGTATTACGTCTTTTGAATGAACCAACTGCTGCAGCGATCGCTTATGGCTTGGATTCAGGTCAAGAAGGGGTGATTGCTGTTTATGATTTAGGTGGTGGTACGTTTGATATTTCGATTCTACGTTTATCAAAAGGCGTATTCGAAGTGCTGGCGACTGGTGGCGATTCTGCGTTAGGTGGTGATGACTTTGATCATCTAGTCGCTGATTGTTTGAAAGAGAAAATGGCTAAAGTGGGCGAACTCTCTAAAGAAGAGTATCGAGCACTCTTGAATGCTGCTACCCAAGCAAAGATTGATTTATCTGAATCTGATGTCGCGCAAATCGACGTATTAGGTTGGCAAGGTTCTTTATCACGTGAAGAGTTTGATGATCTTATTCGTCCTCTCGTGAAGAAAACCTTAATGTCTTGCCGCCGAGCATTGCGTGACGCAGACGTCACACAAGAAGAAGTATTGGAAGTTGTGATGGTGGGTGGCTCGACTCGTACTCTCCTAGTGAGAGAGATGGTCGGGGAGTTCTTTGGTCGTACTCCGCTAACAAGTATTAACCCAGATGAAGTGGTGGCAATTGGTGCTTCGCTTCAGGCTGATGTATTAGCGGGTAATAAGCCTGATTCTGAAATGTTACTTTTAGATGTGATTCCGCTATCACTTGGTATTGAAACTATGGGGGGGTTGATTGAGAAAATCATTCCTCGTAACACCACGATTCCAGTTGCTCGAGCTCAAGAGTTTACCACGTTCAAAGATGGTCAAACTGGTATGAGCGTCCATGTTGTGCAAGGTGAACGTGAATTGGTGGATGATTGCCGCTCCCTCGCTCGTTTCTCTTTAAAAGGGATTCCACCTATGGCAGCTGGTGCTGCACATATTCGCGTGACTTATCAAGTTGATGCGGATGGTTTGCTTTCTGTGACAGCGATGGAAAAGAGCACTGGAGTGCAATCAGACATTCAAGTTAAACCATCATACGGCCTAAGTGATGATGAAGTTGCGAACATGCTGCGTGATTCAATGAGTTTTGCTGAAGATGATATGAAAGCGCGAGCGTTGGTAGAGCAGCGTGTTGAAGCAGACCGAGTCATCGAAGGCTTAATCTCAGCCATGCAAGCAGACGGTGATGATCTATTATCAGATCAAGAGCGCAGTGCATTGCTGGCTGCCATTGAGAAATTGATCGAATTACGTAACGGCGATGACGCCGATGCGATTGAACAGGGAATTAAAGACACGGACAAAGCAAGTCAAGATTTCGCATCACGCCGAATGGATAAATCTATTCGCGCCGCATTAGCTGGTCATTCAGTTGACGAGATTTAA
- the hscB gene encoding co-chaperone HscB, whose amino-acid sequence MNYFELFGLPTQFTLDGSLLSSQFRELQKRFHPDNFASASERDRVMAVQKATEINDAYQVLKTPISRAEYLIELHGIELRGEQQTLQDPMFLMEQMELREELDAVAQSSDPESALFDFDGKVSKMLKTYLATVEQQLNEAQWEAAADTVRKLKFIAKLKNEIEKVEEKLLG is encoded by the coding sequence ATGAATTATTTTGAATTATTTGGGCTACCAACTCAGTTTACTCTGGATGGTAGCCTTCTTTCTTCTCAATTTAGAGAGTTACAAAAACGTTTTCACCCAGATAATTTCGCATCAGCGTCAGAGCGAGACCGGGTTATGGCGGTGCAAAAAGCCACTGAGATCAATGACGCTTATCAAGTATTAAAAACGCCGATTAGTCGTGCAGAATACTTGATAGAACTGCATGGCATCGAATTACGTGGCGAGCAACAAACGTTGCAAGATCCCATGTTCCTTATGGAGCAGATGGAGTTACGTGAAGAGCTTGATGCGGTAGCTCAAAGTTCTGATCCAGAAAGCGCATTGTTTGATTTTGATGGCAAAGTGTCGAAGATGCTAAAAACGTATTTAGCTACTGTTGAGCAGCAACTTAACGAAGCTCAGTGGGAAGCAGCAGCAGACACAGTTCGCAAGCTAAAATTCATCGCCAAATTAAAGAACGAAATAGAAAAAGTCGAAGAAAAATTACTCGGCTAA
- the iscX gene encoding Fe-S cluster assembly protein IscX — MKWTDSLDIAIELCEKYPDVDPKNVRFTDLHQWILDLEDFEDEPERSNEKILEAIILCWMDELD; from the coding sequence ATGAAATGGACCGATTCACTCGATATTGCGATTGAGCTTTGTGAAAAATATCCAGATGTTGATCCTAAAAACGTACGTTTTACCGATCTACACCAGTGGATTCTAGATCTTGAGGATTTTGAAGATGAACCTGAGCGTTCAAATGAAAAAATTCTTGAAGCGATTATCCTATGTTGGATGGATGAGCTTGATTAA
- the iscU gene encoding Fe-S cluster assembly scaffold IscU codes for MAYSEKVIDHYENPRNVGSFDKEDPAIGSGMVGAPACGDVMRLQIKVSAEGIIEDAKFKTYGCGSAIASSSLITEWVKGKSIDEAAAIKNAEIAEELELPPVKVHCSILAEDAIKAAVADYKKKQQ; via the coding sequence ATGGCATACAGCGAAAAAGTTATTGACCATTATGAGAACCCACGTAACGTTGGTTCTTTTGACAAAGAAGATCCAGCAATAGGTAGCGGCATGGTTGGTGCTCCTGCTTGTGGTGATGTAATGCGTCTGCAGATCAAAGTATCTGCTGAAGGCATCATTGAAGATGCAAAATTTAAAACCTACGGTTGTGGTAGTGCGATCGCATCAAGCTCTCTAATAACTGAATGGGTTAAAGGTAAGTCTATTGATGAAGCTGCAGCGATCAAAAACGCTGAAATTGCTGAAGAACTTGAATTGCCACCAGTGAAAGTTCACTGTTCAATTCTTGCAGAAGATGCAATTAAAGCCGCTGTTGCAGATTACAAGAAAAAACAGCAGTAG
- the fdx gene encoding ISC system 2Fe-2S type ferredoxin → MPKIIVLPHEDLCPEGAELEGKAGESVLDVALKNGIEIEHACEKSCACTTCHVIIREGFDSLEESDELEDDMLDKAWGLEPESRLGCQARIADEDLVVEIPKYSLNHAKEDH, encoded by the coding sequence ATGCCTAAAATTATTGTTTTACCTCATGAAGATTTATGCCCAGAAGGTGCTGAACTGGAAGGAAAAGCCGGTGAATCAGTTCTGGACGTTGCATTAAAAAACGGGATTGAGATTGAGCACGCTTGTGAAAAATCGTGCGCTTGTACAACTTGTCACGTCATTATCCGTGAGGGCTTTGACTCGTTAGAAGAGAGTGATGAGTTAGAAGATGACATGTTAGATAAAGCGTGGGGTTTAGAGCCTGAGTCGCGTCTTGGGTGTCAGGCTCGTATAGCGGATGAAGATTTAGTGGTTGAGATTCCGAAGTATTCTCTTAACCACGCCAAAGAAGACCATTAA
- the iscA gene encoding iron-sulfur cluster assembly protein IscA, producing MAITLTETAAHRVQTFLDNRGKGIGLRLGVKTTGCSGMAYVLEFVDELNEEDQVFENNGVKVIVDAKSLVYLDGTQLDYKKEGLNEGFEFNNPNVKGECGCGESFNV from the coding sequence ATGGCCATTACCCTGACAGAAACCGCAGCTCATCGCGTACAAACTTTTCTCGATAATCGTGGAAAGGGCATCGGTTTACGCCTAGGCGTTAAAACAACGGGCTGCTCTGGAATGGCGTACGTGCTGGAGTTCGTAGATGAACTTAATGAGGAAGACCAGGTTTTTGAGAACAATGGCGTAAAAGTTATTGTTGATGCCAAAAGTTTGGTTTATCTCGACGGTACTCAGCTGGATTACAAAAAAGAAGGGTTAAACGAAGGTTTCGAATTTAACAACCCTAACGTTAAAGGCGAATGTGGTTGTGGCGAAAGCTTCAATGTTTAA